The proteins below come from a single Etheostoma spectabile isolate EspeVRDwgs_2016 chromosome 4, UIUC_Espe_1.0, whole genome shotgun sequence genomic window:
- the pmepa1 gene encoding protein TMEPAI isoform X1, which yields MLNLMGVLNATAANVSCTCNCKRFTSLQSMEITQLEFVQILVIVVVMMVMVVVITCLLNHYRLSARSLLSRHAPARRRHLPLANEAGLWSSEATGTTSGLNEHQVYNPRPPDRGVPSSYLQREPQHAQPQPPPPLPSQRFQHTYAPSRFQPTYPYLPQSLIDLPPTICLSDGEEPPPYQGVCTLQLRDPEQQMELNRESVRAPPNRTVFDSHSLNPSSSCPQASLQAPPPSVHSGVSVLEAQEALSRHQKQGSRVEGAPPTYSEVIGHYYHPTSLTPSHNHRTVSPSLAPPSSFVHGLLRPPPQQQGSVDNRNARNTKEKSQKPQQV from the exons CCCAACTGGAGTTCGTCCAGATCCTGGTGATCGTGGTGGTCatgatggtgatggtggtggtcatCACCTGTCTGCTGAACCACTACCGCCTATCAGCACGCTCCCTCCTCTCCAGACACGCCCCTGCACGCAGGAGACACCTGCCATTGGCCAAC gaggCAGGCCTGTGGTCTTCTGAGGCAACAGGGACAACCAGTGGTCTCAATGAG CACCAGGTGTACAACCCCCGGCCTCCGGACAGAGGGGTCCCCTCGTCCTACCTGCAGCGGGAGCCTCAGCACGCCCAGCCCCAGCCCCCGCCTCCGCTCCCCTCCCAGCGCTTCCAGCACACGTACGCCCCGAGTCGCTTCCAGCCGACGTATCCCTACCTGCCCCAGAGTCTTATCGATCTCCCCCCCACCATCTGCCTCTCGGACGGAGAGGAGCCCCCGCCGTACCAGGGCGTCTGCACCCTGCAGCTTCGAGACCCGGAGCAACAGATGGAGCTGAACCGCGAGTCGGTCAGAGCACCGCCCAACCGAACAGTGTTCGACTCCCACTCCCTCAACCCTTCCAGCTCCTGTCCGCAGGCCAG TCTGCAGGCCCCTCCCCCGAGTGTCCATTCAGGCGTCAGTGTGTTAGAAGCCCAGGAGGCCTTGTCCCGGCATCAGAAGCAGGGCTCTCGAGTAGAAGGAGCTCCCCCGACCTACAGCGAGGTGATCGGGCACTACTACCACCCGACATCCCTGACCCCCAGCCACAACCATCGGACTGTATCGCCCTCGCTAGCACCCCCGTCCTCATTCGTACACGGCCTGCTCCGACCTCCACCGCAGCAGCAAGGAAGTGTGGACAACAGGAATGCAAGGAACACGAAGGAGAAATCCCAGAAGCCCCAGCAGGTGTGA
- the pmepa1 gene encoding protein TMEPAI isoform X3 yields the protein MMVMVVVITCLLNHYRLSARSLLSRHAPARRRHLPLANEAGLWSSEATGTTSGLNEHQVYNPRPPDRGVPSSYLQREPQHAQPQPPPPLPSQRFQHTYAPSRFQPTYPYLPQSLIDLPPTICLSDGEEPPPYQGVCTLQLRDPEQQMELNRESVRAPPNRTVFDSHSLNPSSSCPQASLQAPPPSVHSGVSVLEAQEALSRHQKQGSRVEGAPPTYSEVIGHYYHPTSLTPSHNHRTVSPSLAPPSSFVHGLLRPPPQQQGSVDNRNARNTKEKSQKPQQV from the exons atgatggtgatggtggtggtcatCACCTGTCTGCTGAACCACTACCGCCTATCAGCACGCTCCCTCCTCTCCAGACACGCCCCTGCACGCAGGAGACACCTGCCATTGGCCAAC gaggCAGGCCTGTGGTCTTCTGAGGCAACAGGGACAACCAGTGGTCTCAATGAG CACCAGGTGTACAACCCCCGGCCTCCGGACAGAGGGGTCCCCTCGTCCTACCTGCAGCGGGAGCCTCAGCACGCCCAGCCCCAGCCCCCGCCTCCGCTCCCCTCCCAGCGCTTCCAGCACACGTACGCCCCGAGTCGCTTCCAGCCGACGTATCCCTACCTGCCCCAGAGTCTTATCGATCTCCCCCCCACCATCTGCCTCTCGGACGGAGAGGAGCCCCCGCCGTACCAGGGCGTCTGCACCCTGCAGCTTCGAGACCCGGAGCAACAGATGGAGCTGAACCGCGAGTCGGTCAGAGCACCGCCCAACCGAACAGTGTTCGACTCCCACTCCCTCAACCCTTCCAGCTCCTGTCCGCAGGCCAG TCTGCAGGCCCCTCCCCCGAGTGTCCATTCAGGCGTCAGTGTGTTAGAAGCCCAGGAGGCCTTGTCCCGGCATCAGAAGCAGGGCTCTCGAGTAGAAGGAGCTCCCCCGACCTACAGCGAGGTGATCGGGCACTACTACCACCCGACATCCCTGACCCCCAGCCACAACCATCGGACTGTATCGCCCTCGCTAGCACCCCCGTCCTCATTCGTACACGGCCTGCTCCGACCTCCACCGCAGCAGCAAGGAAGTGTGGACAACAGGAATGCAAGGAACACGAAGGAGAAATCCCAGAAGCCCCAGCAGGTGTGA
- the pmepa1 gene encoding protein TMEPAI isoform X2 has product MQPSSGSHNHDNCVQTQLCAQLEFVQILVIVVVMMVMVVVITCLLNHYRLSARSLLSRHAPARRRHLPLANEAGLWSSEATGTTSGLNEHQVYNPRPPDRGVPSSYLQREPQHAQPQPPPPLPSQRFQHTYAPSRFQPTYPYLPQSLIDLPPTICLSDGEEPPPYQGVCTLQLRDPEQQMELNRESVRAPPNRTVFDSHSLNPSSSCPQASLQAPPPSVHSGVSVLEAQEALSRHQKQGSRVEGAPPTYSEVIGHYYHPTSLTPSHNHRTVSPSLAPPSSFVHGLLRPPPQQQGSVDNRNARNTKEKSQKPQQV; this is encoded by the exons ATGCAGCCTTCGTCAGGAAGTCACAACCATGACAACTGTGTGCAGACGCAACTGTGCG CCCAACTGGAGTTCGTCCAGATCCTGGTGATCGTGGTGGTCatgatggtgatggtggtggtcatCACCTGTCTGCTGAACCACTACCGCCTATCAGCACGCTCCCTCCTCTCCAGACACGCCCCTGCACGCAGGAGACACCTGCCATTGGCCAAC gaggCAGGCCTGTGGTCTTCTGAGGCAACAGGGACAACCAGTGGTCTCAATGAG CACCAGGTGTACAACCCCCGGCCTCCGGACAGAGGGGTCCCCTCGTCCTACCTGCAGCGGGAGCCTCAGCACGCCCAGCCCCAGCCCCCGCCTCCGCTCCCCTCCCAGCGCTTCCAGCACACGTACGCCCCGAGTCGCTTCCAGCCGACGTATCCCTACCTGCCCCAGAGTCTTATCGATCTCCCCCCCACCATCTGCCTCTCGGACGGAGAGGAGCCCCCGCCGTACCAGGGCGTCTGCACCCTGCAGCTTCGAGACCCGGAGCAACAGATGGAGCTGAACCGCGAGTCGGTCAGAGCACCGCCCAACCGAACAGTGTTCGACTCCCACTCCCTCAACCCTTCCAGCTCCTGTCCGCAGGCCAG TCTGCAGGCCCCTCCCCCGAGTGTCCATTCAGGCGTCAGTGTGTTAGAAGCCCAGGAGGCCTTGTCCCGGCATCAGAAGCAGGGCTCTCGAGTAGAAGGAGCTCCCCCGACCTACAGCGAGGTGATCGGGCACTACTACCACCCGACATCCCTGACCCCCAGCCACAACCATCGGACTGTATCGCCCTCGCTAGCACCCCCGTCCTCATTCGTACACGGCCTGCTCCGACCTCCACCGCAGCAGCAAGGAAGTGTGGACAACAGGAATGCAAGGAACACGAAGGAGAAATCCCAGAAGCCCCAGCAGGTGTGA